In Rutidosis leptorrhynchoides isolate AG116_Rl617_1_P2 chromosome 2, CSIRO_AGI_Rlap_v1, whole genome shotgun sequence, one genomic interval encodes:
- the LOC139893390 gene encoding heat stress transcription factor B-2b-like: MPPPPMERSGGETTASDTMTRSLPTPFLTKTYQLVDDKSIDDVISWNEDGSSFIVWNPTEFAKDLLPKYFKHNNFSSFVRQLNTYGFRKAVPDRWEFLNDCFRRGEKRLLCDIQRRKISPAPVSPATPAVTVPVATAVFLPAQCKTVSPSNSGDEQVISSNSSRGITAANLSRETVTLACGQSDADLIGENEILKRENFQLKKELNEIKSLCNSIYVMMSNYATNNSSETIAVKPLDLLPLKRPSDDSDGGGGTSNGGVTEFHGDISPRLFGVPIGVKRVREGSYGELADQYNELQHPGSEIKSEPLDGKESER; this comes from the exons ATGCCACCGCCGCCGATGGAACGGAGCGGCGGAGAGACGACGGCGTCAGATACGATGACACGATCGCTTCCGACGCCGTTTCTGACGAAAACTTATCAGCTTGTTGATGATAAATCGATCGATGATGTAATCTCGTGGAATGAGGACGGATCTAGCTTCATTGTTTGGAATCCTACTGAATTTGCCAAGGATTTGCTTCCGAAATACTTTAAACATAATAATTTCTCAAGCTTCGTACGCCAGTTAAACACATAC GGATTTAGGAAAGCTGTGCCTGATCGATGGGAGTTTTTAAACGATTGCTTTCGGAGAGGTGAAAAACGTTTGTTATGTGATATACAACGGCGGAAAATATCACCGGCACCGGTTTCTCCTGCTACTCCGGCGGTGACGGTGCCGGTGGCCACGGCGGTGTTTTTACCGGCTCAATGTAAAACGGTGTCTCCAAGCAATTCAGGTGACGAACAAGTGATATCATCGAATTCATCTCGAGGTATTACAGCAGCTAATTTATCACGAGAAACAGTAACATTAGCTTGTGGTCAAAGCGACGCTGACTTGATCGGTGAAAACGAGATCTTAAAAAGagaaaattttcaattaaagaagGAATTAAATGAAATTAAGAGTTTATGTAATAGTATATATGTAATGATGTCAAATTACGCAACTAATAACTCATCGGAAACAATCGCCGTTAAACCGTTGGATCTCTTGCCGTTAAAACGTCCGTCGGACGATAGCGACGGTGGCGGTGGTACTAGTAACGGAGGAGTGACGGAATTTCACGGGGATATTAGCCCTAGGTTATTTGGTGTACCGATTGGTGTGAAACGTGTGAGGGAGGGCAGTTACGGTGAATTGGCGGACCAGTATAATGAACTGCAACATCCTGGATCTGAGATTAAATCTGAGCCGTTGGATGGTAAGGAATCAGAGAGATGA